One genomic region from Evansella sp. LMS18 encodes:
- a CDS encoding DUF2521 family protein, with amino-acid sequence MNVVYNLGERRRKKQWKFERSMLRSLSIHEMRKDAERTFFSGQIGETVGTLYLMDFCLDIGIDAYLLGSEYARFGYFGETPEQAEKRCEEELDALAGQTASQFTAWYTGGERSIDEHRKKSSAFIKKWWKKGFTEGEKKYRLRLH; translated from the coding sequence ATGAACGTCGTTTACAATCTTGGAGAACGAAGGAGAAAGAAACAGTGGAAATTCGAGCGGAGTATGCTCCGTTCGCTTTCTATTCACGAAATGAGAAAGGATGCAGAGAGGACGTTCTTTTCCGGGCAAATTGGGGAAACGGTCGGAACCCTGTATCTTATGGATTTTTGCCTGGATATTGGAATAGACGCTTATTTGCTCGGCTCCGAGTATGCCCGCTTTGGCTATTTCGGGGAAACACCAGAGCAAGCTGAAAAGCGGTGTGAAGAGGAACTGGATGCTCTTGCAGGCCAAACCGCGAGCCAGTTTACAGCCTGGTATACCGGGGGAGAAAGAAGCATAGACGAACACAGGAAAAAAAGCTCTGCCTTTATTAAAAAATGGTGGAAAAAAGGCTTTACAGAGGGAGAAAAAAAGTACCGGTTAAGACTTCATTAG
- a CDS encoding aspartyl-phosphate phosphatase Spo0E family protein — MEKSSQERLLKEIETARDKMHRLSYEKTRTSEEVVKVSTYLDGLLNRYQTILYKKNA; from the coding sequence ATGGAAAAGTCATCACAAGAACGTTTACTAAAGGAAATTGAAACGGCCAGAGATAAAATGCATCGGCTCTCGTATGAAAAAACGAGAACATCTGAGGAAGTCGTTAAGGTGAGTACCTATCTGGACGGACTCCTAAACCGTTATCAAACAATCCTTTATAAGAAAAATGCATAA
- the cdaA gene encoding diadenylate cyclase CdaA, giving the protein MFEELTFLEMLVIVIDILLVAYVIYKLIMVIRGTRAVQLVKGITVILAVWFFSRYLGLNTLQWIMQQAVTYGLLAIIIIFQPELRRALEQLGRGRFFSKSTVAEEEEVKNTIEHIVKSANYMGKRRIGALITLERGTGLNDYVETGIQLNAKLTSELLINVFIPNTPLHDGAVIVKNNEIMAAGCYLPLSENPFISKELGTRHRAALGVSEVTDSVTLVVSEETGGISITRNGELHRNLDEDSLRTLLENELLKNDTANTSSRWQWGGKKNG; this is encoded by the coding sequence ATGTTTGAAGAGCTAACTTTTCTTGAAATGCTGGTTATCGTCATCGACATTTTGTTGGTGGCTTATGTGATATATAAACTAATCATGGTAATCCGCGGGACACGTGCCGTGCAGCTCGTCAAAGGGATTACAGTGATATTGGCCGTATGGTTTTTCAGCCGTTACTTAGGGCTGAATACCTTGCAATGGATTATGCAGCAGGCTGTTACATACGGTTTACTGGCGATAATTATTATTTTTCAGCCGGAACTTCGCCGTGCGCTTGAACAGCTTGGCAGAGGGCGTTTTTTCTCAAAGAGTACCGTTGCTGAAGAAGAAGAAGTTAAGAATACAATTGAACATATAGTCAAGTCGGCTAATTATATGGGTAAAAGGCGAATTGGAGCGCTCATAACACTGGAAAGGGGTACAGGGCTGAATGACTATGTTGAAACAGGCATTCAGCTGAACGCTAAGCTTACGTCTGAATTACTTATTAATGTTTTCATACCAAACACCCCGCTTCACGATGGAGCAGTGATTGTGAAGAATAACGAAATCATGGCAGCAGGCTGTTATCTGCCGCTGTCAGAGAACCCTTTTATTTCCAAGGAACTCGGAACCCGTCACAGGGCAGCGTTAGGAGTCAGTGAAGTTACAGACTCTGTTACTTTAGTCGTTTCTGAGGAGACAGGGGGGATTTCCATTACCAGAAATGGAGAACTTCACCGAAACCTTGATGAAGATTCGCTAAGGACGTTACTGGAAAATGAGCTTTTGAAAAATGATACAGCAAATACCTCTTCACGCTGGCAATGGGGAGGGAAAAAGAATGGATAA
- the pdaB gene encoding polysaccharide deacetylase family sporulation protein PdaB — protein MNFIWIWHAKTLKKSMIIAIAAFFTAGILYVETPELAVFSTGDKPVAIYKAETEEKKVALTFNISWGEEKAVPILDTLKEHNISETTFFVSAAWAERHPEIIERILEDGHEIGNHGFRHEHYTSWEEDKIKSDIQTAHRIIEEVTQEAPKYLRPPNGSFDERVLKIAETLNYDVIHWSINSEDWQNPGVEKIVENVTSNTASGDIILLHASDSAKQTNEALPEIIKTLENDGFQFATVSQLISGAEAEAEEIK, from the coding sequence ATGAATTTCATCTGGATTTGGCACGCAAAGACGTTGAAAAAATCCATGATTATTGCGATTGCAGCCTTTTTTACAGCCGGAATCCTGTATGTTGAAACACCGGAGCTTGCTGTATTTTCAACTGGAGACAAGCCTGTGGCAATTTATAAAGCAGAAACAGAAGAAAAAAAGGTGGCGTTAACCTTTAATATTAGCTGGGGAGAAGAAAAGGCAGTGCCAATACTGGACACATTAAAGGAGCACAACATTAGTGAAACAACGTTTTTCGTGTCCGCCGCCTGGGCAGAGCGGCACCCTGAGATTATAGAACGGATACTTGAGGACGGCCATGAAATCGGGAATCACGGATTCAGACATGAACATTATACAAGCTGGGAAGAAGATAAGATAAAAAGTGATATTCAGACAGCCCACCGGATTATTGAAGAAGTTACCCAGGAGGCACCAAAGTATTTAAGGCCTCCGAACGGAAGTTTCGATGAAAGGGTACTGAAGATTGCAGAAACACTCAACTACGATGTGATCCACTGGAGCATAAATTCTGAAGACTGGCAAAACCCCGGAGTGGAAAAGATTGTTGAAAACGTAACTTCGAATACCGCCAGCGGCGATATAATTTTGCTGCATGCCTCTGATTCAGCAAAGCAGACGAATGAAGCCCTTCCGGAGATTATTAAAACCCTTGAAAATGATGGTTTTCAGTTTGCCACTGTTTCACAGCTCATCTCTGGCGCAGAAGCAGAGGCCGAGGAAATAAAATAA
- the sigW gene encoding RNA polymerase sigma factor SigW, whose product MDATVKKIIIEVKKGNQQAFAELVELYKDKVFQVAYRMLGNVHEAQDISQEAFLRAYTNIESYDINRKFSTWIFRIATNLAIDRIRKKKPDFHLEDQVAGTEDLDYYSQIPGDDVLPEDVVVQHEMQEWIQDEIMMLPPKYRSAIILKYMEDLSLKEIGEVLNLPVATVKTRIHRGREALRKRLRD is encoded by the coding sequence ATGGACGCAACAGTTAAAAAGATTATAATAGAAGTTAAAAAAGGTAACCAGCAGGCTTTCGCAGAGCTTGTTGAATTGTACAAGGACAAGGTCTTTCAGGTTGCTTACCGGATGCTTGGGAATGTGCATGAAGCACAGGATATCTCTCAGGAGGCGTTTTTAAGAGCTTATACCAACATTGAATCCTACGATATTAACCGGAAATTCTCCACCTGGATTTTCCGCATTGCGACGAATCTGGCGATAGACCGGATTCGTAAGAAAAAACCAGACTTTCATCTGGAGGACCAGGTAGCGGGAACAGAGGACCTGGATTATTATTCACAAATACCAGGAGATGATGTGCTCCCTGAAGATGTGGTTGTACAGCATGAAATGCAGGAATGGATACAGGATGAAATTATGATGCTTCCGCCAAAATACCGATCTGCAATTATTTTAAAATATATGGAAGATCTTTCCCTCAAAGAAATAGGGGAAGTCTTAAACTTACCGGTAGCCACCGTTAAAACAAGAATACACCGTGGCAGGGAAGCCCTGAGAAAACGACTGCGTGATTAA
- a CDS encoding mechanosensitive ion channel has product MQNVFDQWLAYLGFLPEILIALIVLLIGWLIAKGIAKAVKKALNKTSMDDRLFDKMNIDTKKYSSEDIISKIVFWILFLFVIMIFFNMLNLGGAVGPFNALLSTIFGFIPNILGAALILAIGYVVARLVKGIVVTLLKKAGAERLSERIGLSKALEGTTLSNIIGTIVFVLILIPVVIAALERLELQGIAAPAIAMLNSIMTMIPNIIVAVLLIAAGIWLGKWVKKIVSGLLKNVGLNSFFSSLGLGAKARTENTLTPADIVGYVAQVIVVLLFTIEALQLVNLYNIVGIVNAILAYLPMVIGALLVLGIGLYVANLAQKFVSSMIVQRSEAKLFGNLAKYIIIIFTVFMAVDQLQIANTVVNSAFMLILGALALAFGLAFGLGGRDFASRRLAKLEQKMEKTQTKEPDTEAVKETAKPDTLSKPDTDQEDLTPPAGGSGRKDKRGKTTGTSADNDADMYKPGDAKDLGDDHDNFGPGKGGPRR; this is encoded by the coding sequence ATGCAGAATGTGTTCGACCAGTGGCTGGCCTATCTCGGCTTTCTGCCAGAAATCCTGATTGCCCTGATTGTCCTGCTGATTGGCTGGCTTATTGCTAAAGGAATCGCTAAAGCAGTGAAAAAAGCATTGAATAAAACAAGTATGGATGATCGCCTCTTCGACAAAATGAATATTGATACAAAAAAATATTCTTCCGAGGATATTATCAGCAAGATTGTTTTCTGGATTTTATTCCTGTTTGTGATAATGATCTTCTTTAATATGCTTAACCTCGGTGGAGCAGTCGGGCCATTCAATGCCTTACTGAGCACTATTTTTGGGTTCATTCCAAACATACTTGGGGCTGCACTTATCCTAGCTATTGGCTATGTTGTTGCCCGGTTAGTTAAAGGAATTGTCGTAACTCTGTTAAAGAAAGCAGGGGCTGAACGTCTTTCAGAGCGGATTGGACTAAGTAAAGCACTGGAAGGTACGACTTTATCTAATATTATCGGTACGATTGTCTTTGTATTAATTCTCATTCCTGTTGTAATCGCAGCTCTTGAACGGCTGGAACTTCAGGGTATCGCCGCACCTGCAATCGCTATGCTTAACTCGATTATGACGATGATTCCGAATATCATTGTAGCTGTCCTGCTGATCGCAGCTGGTATATGGCTTGGTAAATGGGTGAAGAAAATTGTTTCCGGCCTGCTTAAAAATGTTGGCTTAAACAGTTTCTTCAGCAGTCTCGGACTTGGTGCAAAAGCCCGAACGGAGAACACCCTGACACCTGCTGATATTGTCGGATATGTTGCACAGGTTATTGTTGTATTACTGTTCACAATTGAAGCACTGCAGCTTGTGAACCTGTATAACATTGTAGGAATCGTGAATGCGATACTTGCATACCTGCCAATGGTCATTGGCGCACTGCTTGTGCTCGGTATCGGGCTGTATGTGGCAAACCTGGCACAGAAGTTCGTATCCAGCATGATTGTCCAGCGCTCTGAAGCGAAACTCTTCGGAAACCTGGCTAAATATATCATCATTATCTTTACAGTATTCATGGCAGTTGACCAGCTTCAGATTGCCAACACTGTAGTTAACTCGGCCTTTATGCTGATTCTTGGAGCTCTCGCCCTGGCATTCGGACTAGCATTCGGGCTGGGAGGAAGAGATTTTGCTTCCAGACGCTTAGCTAAACTGGAGCAGAAAATGGAAAAAACACAGACAAAAGAACCTGACACAGAAGCAGTAAAAGAAACAGCTAAACCGGATACTCTGTCTAAACCGGACACGGACCAGGAGGACTTAACTCCACCAGCAGGCGGTTCCGGCAGAAAAGATAAGCGTGGTAAAACTACTGGCACTTCAGCCGATAATGATGCAGATATGTATAAGCCTGGAGACGCAAAAGACCTTGGTGACGACCACGATAATTTTGGACCAGGTAAAGGCGGGCCACGCCGCTAA
- a CDS encoding anti-sigma factor, which translates to MACNKEKDQLIHKYMDEDITLLEKKELEAHLVKCEICHGHLRELRKTVAIIQSASHIEAPADFTDQVMARLPKETQKNKWKTWVRRHPLIITAATFFLVFILSISSIWNDGGGEITVAGEGQFYVDQERGVVVVPEGETISGDLLVRNGDIEVEGEVLGSITVINGEQYLASAGHVAGEIEEINRVFDWLWYRTKAFFAEVMSFMNDSEE; encoded by the coding sequence ATGGCTTGTAATAAGGAAAAAGATCAGCTGATCCATAAATATATGGATGAAGACATTACTCTGCTTGAAAAAAAGGAGCTGGAAGCCCACCTTGTTAAGTGTGAAATATGCCATGGGCATTTGAGGGAATTAAGAAAAACCGTAGCAATCATTCAGAGTGCTTCACATATAGAAGCCCCTGCTGATTTTACGGACCAGGTGATGGCCAGGCTGCCGAAGGAAACGCAGAAAAACAAGTGGAAAACATGGGTGAGAAGGCATCCCCTGATTATAACAGCAGCAACTTTCTTTCTCGTATTTATTTTAAGTATTTCCTCCATATGGAATGATGGGGGTGGGGAAATTACTGTAGCAGGAGAGGGACAGTTTTATGTGGACCAGGAGCGGGGGGTAGTGGTTGTACCGGAGGGAGAGACCATTTCGGGTGATCTTCTCGTACGCAATGGGGATATTGAAGTTGAGGGAGAAGTACTTGGCAGCATTACAGTAATCAATGGAGAACAGTACTTAGCTTCAGCTGGCCATGTAGCAGGGGAAATTGAAGAAATTAACAGGGTGTTCGACTGGTTATGGTACCGGACCAAAGCCTTCTTTGCAGAAGTAATGAGTTTTATGAATGACAGTGAGGAATAA
- a CDS encoding KinB-signaling pathway activation protein yields MNTRKVVYLFYTTFLIGTIAGSLMGFVLDWRTHLNDLMNVQFGGIAMVVITASIWTVIAQMGFFAYLTIHRFGLGIFKSVKLWSRVQIVLIGFALFDLMFFRHMAFAEEGQGMLGFAVMPLLLLGYGLIVAYIKSKDTHWLAFIPTLFFIVVVTMVEWIPALRENDMTFLLTSIVPLLVANTWQVLVLHRLHEPESKPAEEKGRQKKGKTAKNKTAKHKKAQPST; encoded by the coding sequence GTGAATACACGAAAAGTAGTTTATTTATTTTATACAACATTTCTGATTGGAACAATCGCCGGGTCACTTATGGGTTTTGTGCTCGACTGGCGAACACATCTTAATGACCTTATGAACGTACAGTTCGGGGGCATTGCCATGGTTGTTATAACAGCGTCTATATGGACGGTTATTGCGCAAATGGGTTTCTTTGCCTATTTAACAATACATCGTTTCGGTCTCGGGATCTTTAAATCGGTAAAGCTCTGGAGCAGAGTTCAGATAGTTCTTATTGGATTCGCCTTATTCGATTTAATGTTTTTCAGGCATATGGCTTTTGCTGAAGAAGGACAAGGTATGCTTGGGTTTGCAGTGATGCCTCTCTTATTGCTCGGTTATGGTCTCATCGTGGCTTACATCAAAAGTAAGGATACACACTGGCTTGCGTTTATACCTACTTTGTTCTTTATCGTTGTGGTTACAATGGTTGAATGGATTCCGGCTCTAAGGGAAAATGACATGACATTCCTGCTTACATCGATTGTCCCTCTTTTAGTTGCCAACACATGGCAGGTTCTTGTGCTTCATCGACTCCATGAACCGGAGAGTAAGCCTGCGGAAGAAAAAGGCAGACAGAAAAAAGGAAAAACAGCAAAAAACAAAACCGCTAAACACAAAAAAGCCCAGCCATCAACTTGA
- the gerD gene encoding spore germination lipoprotein GerD, whose amino-acid sequence MCKWHNLKIFLLFTSLILMIFATGCAAAEGQSNSQPDYENTKKMMVDMLKTDEGKQAIKEALEDEEIKGALVMEQDFVRDTVTSTLTSDAGKEYWTTVMKDPEFAKSFAESIQQENEKIIKNLMKDPEYQGMMITILQDPEMEEEYLELMQSKAYRQQVMTVMTEAFESPYFISRLNEIMGKVAEEQMKKKEEEKETQSEGGESGGGSGSGGGGGS is encoded by the coding sequence GTGTGTAAGTGGCATAATTTAAAAATATTTTTATTATTTACCAGCCTTATCCTCATGATCTTCGCTACTGGCTGTGCTGCTGCAGAGGGGCAGAGCAATTCACAGCCCGATTATGAAAACACGAAGAAAATGATGGTAGATATGCTGAAAACGGATGAAGGGAAACAGGCCATTAAGGAAGCTCTTGAAGATGAAGAAATCAAAGGAGCTCTTGTCATGGAACAGGACTTTGTCAGGGATACCGTTACTTCTACTTTAACCTCAGATGCCGGTAAGGAGTATTGGACTACTGTCATGAAGGATCCTGAATTCGCAAAATCCTTCGCCGAGAGTATTCAGCAGGAAAATGAAAAGATTATTAAGAACTTAATGAAAGACCCGGAGTATCAAGGTATGATGATCACCATTCTTCAGGACCCTGAAATGGAAGAAGAATATCTGGAGCTTATGCAAAGTAAAGCATACCGCCAGCAGGTGATGACCGTAATGACAGAAGCGTTTGAAAGCCCTTATTTCATTTCCCGCTTAAATGAAATAATGGGAAAAGTCGCTGAAGAGCAAATGAAGAAAAAAGAAGAGGAAAAAGAAACACAGTCTGAAGGCGGTGAATCCGGCGGTGGTTCCGGCAGCGGTGGCGGTGGCGGCAGTTAA
- the cwlD gene encoding N-acetylmuramoyl-L-alanine amidase CwlD, whose product MGSINLWKLFAVALGIGLLIIFIEHQFSSRDSTGWHLPLSGKVIVLDPGHGGIDGGATSKNGDLEKDISLQISLKLRDYLQESGALVLMTREGDHDLAAEGTKRVRSRKVEDLRRRVAFINESGSDLFISIHLNAIPSPKWRGAQTFYNRTVEGNEILAKHIQGEIIRNLENTTREAKPINSVYLLQQASVPGALVEVGFLSNPSEAELLKSEDYQQQVAASIYEGIMRYIVEDPLPDAG is encoded by the coding sequence ATGGGGAGCATAAATTTATGGAAGCTTTTTGCCGTGGCTCTGGGTATTGGCTTATTAATTATATTTATTGAACATCAGTTTTCGAGCAGGGATTCCACGGGCTGGCATCTGCCTCTTTCCGGGAAGGTGATTGTGCTCGATCCGGGCCATGGGGGAATTGACGGTGGGGCCACTTCTAAAAATGGAGACCTTGAAAAGGATATCTCCCTTCAGATCAGCCTGAAGCTCAGGGATTATCTTCAGGAATCAGGGGCTTTGGTGTTAATGACAAGGGAAGGAGACCATGATCTGGCGGCAGAAGGAACAAAGCGGGTAAGGTCGAGAAAAGTGGAGGATTTAAGAAGGAGAGTTGCTTTCATAAATGAATCTGGTTCAGATCTCTTTATAAGTATCCATCTGAACGCTATCCCCTCTCCAAAATGGCGGGGCGCACAGACTTTTTATAACCGTACGGTAGAGGGTAATGAAATTCTGGCAAAGCATATCCAGGGAGAAATAATCAGAAATCTGGAAAACACGACAAGGGAAGCCAAGCCGATAAACAGCGTCTATTTATTACAGCAGGCTTCGGTTCCAGGTGCCCTTGTAGAAGTGGGCTTCCTTTCAAATCCATCTGAGGCTGAGCTTCTGAAATCGGAAGATTATCAGCAGCAAGTCGCGGCTTCCATATACGAAGGAATCATGCGCTATATTGTTGAAGATCCCTTGCCCGATGCTGGGTGA
- a CDS encoding YbbR-like domain-containing protein → MDKWFNNTWVIKGISLLIAVMLFLMVNLENRGPQPGGIPGITNGSRVLEEVQLNIYYDEDQYVVTEAPESVQVTVRGPQNVLTMLQIGPEDYEVYLDLREREAGTHYERVRHRNFPPDLSVSIVPMTVRVTIQEKQTVSLPVEIELINAGEIEEGYSAGTPSVQPSNVDITAAQSVVDQIAGVRAVVDLAGRDGTFQETAGVEVLDEAGNVMDLNTDPPAVEVMVPITSPNKEVPVRIEREGQLPGGLAIESIVTDPEEVTIFGPVDVINDISFIDGITLDLSDISGSGTYEVEVPVPRGVESVSPETINVIVEVTEEETREFSDFPIEVTGIEENEGYEYEFIIPEDGVVDFQLYGSPNVLGRISREDLQIYADAEGLDPGEHTLPLQFSGPQNVRASINRSSVRIVITENEEVLSQALAEPDENEETFEENNNDAETEENEAGNEAQNEPEPEEEPEEEPDEELDEEPDNETNGNENSEN, encoded by the coding sequence ATGGATAAATGGTTTAATAATACATGGGTCATCAAAGGGATTTCCCTTTTGATAGCCGTCATGCTTTTTCTTATGGTGAACCTGGAAAACAGAGGTCCTCAGCCAGGAGGGATACCCGGTATTACGAACGGTTCAAGGGTCCTGGAAGAAGTGCAGCTTAATATTTATTACGATGAAGACCAGTATGTAGTGACAGAAGCACCTGAAAGTGTACAAGTAACGGTGAGAGGGCCGCAAAATGTGCTGACAATGCTGCAGATTGGCCCTGAGGATTATGAAGTATACCTTGACCTTCGGGAGAGGGAAGCGGGGACACATTACGAAAGAGTCCGGCATCGGAACTTCCCGCCGGATTTATCAGTCTCCATCGTCCCAATGACTGTAAGGGTAACCATACAGGAAAAACAGACAGTATCTCTTCCTGTAGAGATAGAATTAATCAACGCCGGGGAGATTGAAGAAGGTTATAGCGCCGGCACACCCTCTGTACAGCCGTCTAATGTGGATATTACGGCCGCTCAGAGTGTCGTAGATCAAATTGCCGGAGTAAGGGCAGTGGTGGACTTAGCAGGCAGAGACGGGACTTTCCAGGAAACAGCCGGGGTGGAAGTCCTTGATGAAGCAGGCAATGTGATGGACCTGAATACGGATCCGCCAGCAGTGGAAGTAATGGTGCCGATAACCAGCCCGAATAAAGAAGTCCCTGTTCGAATAGAAAGAGAGGGGCAGCTTCCGGGAGGGCTGGCAATAGAATCAATTGTAACTGACCCTGAGGAAGTTACAATATTCGGGCCGGTAGATGTCATAAACGATATTTCTTTTATTGATGGTATTACACTTGATTTAAGTGACATTTCAGGCAGCGGAACATACGAAGTGGAGGTCCCCGTACCACGGGGCGTTGAGAGCGTCAGTCCGGAAACGATAAATGTAATTGTGGAAGTGACAGAAGAAGAAACCAGGGAGTTTTCTGATTTTCCAATAGAAGTAACAGGTATCGAGGAAAACGAAGGTTATGAATATGAGTTTATTATTCCTGAAGATGGGGTTGTGGATTTCCAGTTGTATGGAAGCCCTAACGTTCTGGGAAGGATCAGCCGGGAGGATCTGCAAATATATGCAGACGCAGAAGGTCTGGATCCGGGAGAGCATACCTTGCCTCTGCAATTTAGCGGACCACAGAATGTCCGTGCAAGTATAAACAGGAGCAGCGTCCGGATAGTTATTACAGAAAACGAAGAAGTTTTATCCCAGGCGCTGGCAGAGCCGGACGAAAACGAGGAAACTTTTGAAGAGAACAATAATGACGCGGAAACAGAAGAAAACGAGGCTGGGAACGAAGCTCAAAATGAGCCGGAGCCTGAAGAGGAGCCTGAAGAGGAACCTGATGAAGAGCTTGATGAAGAACCAGATAATGAAACGAACGGTAATGAAAACAGCGAAAATTAA
- a CDS encoding Mrp/NBP35 family ATP-binding protein, translating to MITEEQVLNALKNVNEPHLNKSLIELNAVKELKIKNDMVSLKLAIAQPGTAEQMQLQQNVVNAVKGAGAESVGLRFEKMSDEELEKHGGQAEEEGGSLLNNKKTTFIAVTSGKGGVGKSTVSVNLAVSLARKGKKVGIIDADIYGFSVPDMMGIEERPKVVGQKIYPVTRFGVQVISMGFFVEDNSPIIWRGPMLGKMLNNFFSEVEWDDLDYLVLDLPPGTGDVALDIHSMLPESKEIIVTTPHATAAFVAARAGAMAIKTDHEILGVVENMAYFESKVTGEKEYVFGKGGGEKLADELRTEVLAQIPLGQPEIDEDNFAPSVYDQEHQIGEIYSDIAEKVIGKLG from the coding sequence ATGATTACAGAAGAACAGGTGCTCAATGCCCTTAAAAATGTAAATGAACCTCATTTGAACAAGAGTCTTATTGAGCTTAATGCAGTAAAAGAGCTGAAGATCAAAAATGATATGGTCAGCCTTAAATTAGCAATTGCCCAGCCTGGAACAGCAGAACAGATGCAGCTGCAGCAGAACGTGGTTAACGCAGTTAAAGGTGCAGGAGCTGAATCTGTAGGCCTTCGTTTTGAAAAAATGTCTGACGAAGAATTGGAGAAACATGGCGGACAAGCTGAGGAAGAGGGAGGTTCACTCCTTAACAACAAAAAGACAACCTTTATCGCAGTTACAAGTGGTAAAGGCGGTGTAGGTAAATCTACAGTATCAGTAAACCTGGCTGTATCACTTGCCCGTAAAGGCAAGAAAGTTGGCATCATTGATGCGGACATTTATGGTTTCAGTGTTCCGGACATGATGGGTATCGAAGAAAGACCTAAAGTTGTAGGGCAGAAAATATACCCTGTGACACGTTTCGGCGTTCAGGTTATCTCTATGGGATTCTTTGTGGAAGATAATTCCCCAATCATCTGGAGGGGGCCTATGCTTGGAAAAATGCTTAATAACTTCTTCTCAGAAGTGGAGTGGGACGACCTGGATTATTTAGTGCTTGACCTTCCTCCAGGAACAGGAGACGTAGCATTAGATATCCATTCCATGCTCCCTGAATCTAAAGAAATCATCGTAACAACACCGCATGCAACAGCTGCTTTCGTTGCTGCCCGTGCAGGTGCTATGGCGATTAAAACCGACCATGAAATACTCGGTGTTGTAGAGAATATGGCGTATTTTGAAAGTAAAGTAACAGGCGAGAAAGAATATGTATTCGGCAAGGGCGGCGGAGAAAAGCTGGCAGATGAACTTCGTACGGAAGTATTAGCTCAAATCCCTCTAGGCCAGCCGGAAATCGATGAAGATAATTTTGCTCCATCTGTTTATGATCAGGAACACCAAATCGGCGAAATTTATTCCGATATTGCTGAGAAAGTTATCGGCAAACTGGGATAA